The genomic DNA AGCCCTGGCCTGGATTTCCTGTTAGTCAGGCAAGCGTTTTACCATTGATCTGTATACCCAGCCCTATACAAAAATTCTAAAATGCTTTGGGTTCCACTTTTGTCAGCCTACTCACTTCTAAAAAGCTGTAGACCTACTCTGGCATTCTGTGAATGATACAGGTACAATTTTTCACACAATTTATAGTGTTTACCACAAGTTAAACAGGGTCTGCCTTATACCAGCCACTGGCCTCAcccactcacttttttttttttttctacaatagGGCcttactacgtagaccaggctggccttgaactcacagaaatcagcccgTCTCCACCTAATAAATGCTGAGTTTAAAGGCCAATGTGCCATCGTACGTAACCAGTCCCACTtgaataattttaagttttttcatAAACCTGGTATGATGACATAGGCATGCAATTACAACAcaaaggagggagaagcaggaagatcacaggttcaaagccatcctgatcCACAtagccagccagggcaacatagtgagactctgtcgcAAAAGTTCCTAAATAGTAAGAAATTGGTGCTTTTGTTTTGGCTCAGACCCAGAGCCCTACACTTGTCAGGCAAatactcaagttttttttttttttttttttaaattaaaggatttttttattttttaattatgtatgtactcaggtggtggtggcacatgcctttaatcccagcactcaagagtcagagcagaggaatctctgtaaattcaaggccaacttagTCTATAAATctagtgcaggacagccaaagctacatagagaaaccttgtcttgaaaagcataTACAGGGttggctggacagatggcttagaggttaagagcactgtctgttcttccaaaggtcctgagtttgattcccagcaaccacatagtggctcacagatATCTACCATCTATaatctgtcctcttctggcctgtaggcccacatgcagacagaacactctgtgtgtacacacacacacacacacacacacacacacacacacacacacacacacacacggaggggtggccaggagtggtgcctttaatcctagcacttaggaggcagaggcaggtggccctctgtgaattcaaggctagtctgatttacctggttccaggacagccagtacaaATAGGAGagaccttaaaacaaaacaaaacaatgtgggccaggtgtggtggcacgcacatTTAAtccccgcctggtctacaaaggagtccaggacagccaaggctgaacagagaaactctgtctataaataaataaataaatgtgtagactggtgcacacctttaatcccagcacgggaggcaaaggcaggtggattactgtgagttccaggccagcctggtctacaaagtaagtccaggatggtgacagccaaggctacaccaaggctacacagagaaaccatgtctaaaaaaaccaaaaaccccagtgtgtgtgtgtgtgtgtgtgtgtatgtggtgggtaCCTACCTGTGTATTGCAGGATACCAGAGAAGTCTAGAAGGAGTCTGTTctcctaaagctggagttacaggtgacttgTGCTGGGAACTACACCTGGGTCTtctctagttccagaggacctgatgccaTCCTCTCACCACTGCAGAAACCGCACatgcatggtacacacacacataggccagcaaaacacttatacacacagcATAAatccaaaaagtaaaaatttaaaacctttcaaggtcatccttggccacagaGAGACTCTGAGATCAATATAGGCTATATGaagccatgtttttaaaataatcaagtcCGGAATGGTCACCAGAACACCAGATGGTTGGccatcccgagtgctggcattaaaggcatgcgccaccacgcccggctaattgtctttttaaaattcatgtgtatgtgtgtgcattttgtgtgaatgtatgccaTGTATGTTCGGGTTTTcctggaggtgagaagagggcaacagactccctggggctggaattacaagcaatGGTGAACCTCCCACGCCACCTTatatgctggaaaccaaactcaggtcatttgTAAGAATAGCAAGCACTCTTCACCCTGAACCATCCCTTCAGCCcaccacaggttttttttttttttttcgcttaCATCCATAGAGTAGGGACAATGTCACAGAACCTCTGCCTAGCAGCGCCCCTGCACAGGATTCTTTTGGCACCGATAAAAACTGAGCTCTGGAGGAGACCCGGAATGGAGGCTGTGGGCCCGTGAGCAACACTTTCCACTCccaccaccagggggcagcaggaCCCCGGCCTCCTGGCCCGTGTCAGCAAGTAGTAGAGAGCGCTTTTCGAATTCCAACTTTCCGGTGCCGTCCTCTGGTGACTTTCTCAGCTCCTGCCCCACCCAGACTAAGGAGGTCCCAATAGAAAACAGCTTGCACTAACGCCCAGGAAAAAGGAGGGggctttattttgtgtttcactCACAGGTTTTGAGGGTCCAGGGAAAACGGAACAATTTTATGGAGAAAGGTGGTCAGTATCAAGGATGGGCTGGATTTAAAGTTGCCACTAAAGAGATCTGGGCCCCCCCGCCCCTCTCTAGGCCTTCCGCTGATCCGGAGGGTAACCCTACCCTGGTTCTCCAAAGGCTTTGTAACTTCTTGCCGCGACTCGCAGCCTTCACAGACCTCAGGGTCTGCGTTCCTAttagggaaagggggagagaaagaggggcacCCCGTCAAGGACAAATTTGGgctccaggcccctcccccacctcctcttccactctcCGGGTCGCGTGTGAGATTTTGAGTTCAGGCCAGAGTGGCGCTCCCGAGGAACCAGGATGCACTTTTCCCTTCCTTTGCCCAGGCTCTGCGGGGGTTGGGTGGGTTGGGGAGACAGCGACAAGTATTGGGAAGGGAGGCTCCCACCTTCTCTAGTCCGTTCTCCGAAGCCCGTCTGCGCGGAGGCCAGATCACTGCCAACTTTCCGTCTCCCCTGCTCTCTGtaggggaggagacagaagagttGGTAAAGGACTTGTTGAGCATGCACGAAAATTTAAATCCAATCCCAGGACAAGAGACGCTCAGCCGTGGCTGCCTCTCTTCTTGCCAGCTGGAGGACGGCCGCACCCCTTAAATacatacaggtgtgcacccctccctccccatgcAGTCCTCCACCCAGTTCTGGGGACCCAGGAACAGGGGTGAGGCAAACTCAGCATAGACAAGAGCCTGAAAACCACAGAGGACCCGAGAATGCCAGAAGCCAGCCAAGGTTCCAAGGCAAGGTGTGATGGATCTGGGATCCTCACTCTAGGTGTGGGAGTGGAGAACGGAAGGTGAACCCACACAAGAATAGTTAAGGGCCCCGGAAGTGTGCATGCCTACAGATGAAGGGCCACTGGAGGTGGAAGACAGCAGGAGCTCTGGGGCCCGGGGTGACCGCTTACGGGTGAGGCTCGGCGCTGGCTCCCCGACCTCGGTGGCTCCATAGATGCTGCGCCGCTGCAGCTGCAGCTCCCGCTCCCGCTCGCGCACCTGGCGCACCTCCTGCTCCAGCAGCGACGGGGCAACGAGTGACGGAGACTGTCCCAGCACCCGGCAGCCGTCCTGAAGGGCGGAGTGCAGCCGGCCTTCCGCCTCCGGCCGCCACTGCAAGCCCGCGCCGTCCTCCGTAGCAGCCTCGAAGAAGCGCTTGAGTTCGTCCAACGGCTGCGGCCGCCGCCCGGCGCTCGGCTCCGGAACCGCGGGGCTCGCCAGCGCCGCCTGCCTGTGAGCCTCACGTTCGATGTCCCTTTGCATCTTCGCGCCCGCCCGTGCGCGTTCCAGGGAGCGCGGCAGCGGGGGACCCGGGCCGGGCCGGCTGAGCACCGGCCGCAGGCGCAACTCGATGAGCTCCTCGCCCGCGCGGCCGGGACTGAGACCCCGGCTCCGGCGCAGGCTCTCCTCACGCTCGCAGCTGCGGCGGATTTCGCGCTGGATGGGCGTCTCCATCACCAGTTCCGCAGGCGCCGGCTTAAATGCCGTGGGCCTCGGTGGAAAACACACCTGGAGGCCTCTGAGCCGAGAGAAGGGCACACTGTTCCTGTACCTCCGTTATCCGAGTGCCAGGCGACCCAACTGCGGACCGCCCTGGCACTCAGTGCCCTACTCAGCTAGTACCTGCAGGACCTGGCTCTGTGGTTCCAGGGTCTCCACGATCTTCTCTCCAGAGGTTTCCAGGACCTCACTGCCTCCCAGCAGCCCTCTGTGCCAGTGGCCTGGCTCTGCGGCTCTCGGAGTAGCCCTAAACTTCAGGCGACCCCAGGATTCCGCTCTCTGGCTTGGATGTTAGGAGTTAGGCGCACTTTGAAGATTTCAGCTCTCAAGAGAGGGGGCTGAGATGACCCGATAGGTGCCCTGCGCAGTACCTGTGGTTGCAGCCGCCGCCCGAGGTTCTAAGGCGTTGCCAGCACTCTTCTTTGACCcgcctctggcctccaggaacGTCCCCCGGGGCAGGGCTGGGCACCGCCCCCGGCACCTGCCTGCTGGATTCAAGTGGCCCTAAGCCTGCCCTATGGGCGGAGGCGCCTCGGCTAGATGCTAGATTCCCGCCACATGAGCCTACCGGTTGATTGAAGGGACAGCTGCTTAGGAAAGGGCTTCTCCGAACTCCCTACCTGGGAGGGAGTATGTGTCGCATTTTCCCTCTGGGACCACGCTGGCACTTTTGGGGTCACTGCCTGGAGTCCTGACCTCTAGTCCAGCGCCGCGCTGATCTCTGAGCTACCGCCTCCTTAAAAGGTAGCTCCGGTCGTCTTTAAACTGACCTCACTAGTCTAGCCCAGCAGATGCCAGCCTCCGGCGAGCGACTACACGGTGGCCACCGGGCCCTCGCTGCACGCAGATCGCTATGGCACTCGGCGCGGGTCCGGCCCGAGGCGGCGCGGGGCGGGGGAGAGCCGCTGCACTGCGCGCTACGCTGCCCTGGGCTGCTTGGCTCTGGCAGGTTCACAGAGGCCACTCAAAGCCCAGGAgcatccctcccctcccttccagaaAAGCCGGCAAGGCGTTGGCAGCCCAGTGTCCCGCTAGaatgagagcagagagacactCACTACAGCGCTGCGGGGCCTCAGCTAAGCAATTGCGGCCGGAAAAAGGTCAGCTTGGGTCAGGTAGCTGAGGAGGCCCAAGCTGGGGGCAGGAGCCACCGGGCTAGCGGGAGAGAGCAACGACCTGTGTCTGGGGCCGATCTGATGTTCAAGGCGGAGAATCAACGCTTCAGAGTGCGGGCCAGCCAGCCACTCCCAGGGACATTTTCCACTCGCCCTTGTGGGAAGCCGGCTTTCACTAAAACCTGCTCACCCTGGAAGAATGAACAATATTTTAATAGAACGAACCCTGGAAGAAAGACAAATActttaagaaaatggaaagaggagCCATCGTGGttcctttagtaccagcactcaaGGGTGTCTCCATGAATTGGAAGCCGGCACAGTTCTACATAGCGAATTCCGGGTCACCTAGGGCTATATTTCGAGGCCGtgttccaataaataaataagtaaataaatggaaatagaagACTACAAACCCCCAACCATTTGGTCATTGCTTTCCGTCTCTTCTCTTATAGCCAGTCAAACGCTGCCTTCTGTTGGCCTAGAGAGGTGAATCATCCATTaggagcactgattgctccttcagaggaccagggtggCTCACACTTTAACTCCAGCGGGTGCCGTCTGT from Acomys russatus chromosome 26, mAcoRus1.1, whole genome shotgun sequence includes the following:
- the Misp3 gene encoding uncharacterized protein MISP3, whose amino-acid sequence is METPIQREIRRSCEREESLRRSRGLSPGRAGEELIELRLRPVLSRPGPGPPLPRSLERARAGAKMQRDIEREAHRQAALASPAVPEPSAGRRPQPLDELKRFFEAATEDGAGLQWRPEAEGRLHSALQDGCRVLGQSPSLVAPSLLEQEVRQVRERERELQLQRRSIYGATEVGEPAPSLTRKRSPRAPELLLSSTSSGPSSVGMHTSGALNYSCVGSPSVLHSHT